One segment of Nocardioides sp. QY071 DNA contains the following:
- a CDS encoding TadE family type IV pilus minor pilin translates to MSSTCSGSADRRTRAGERGVVTAELALALPVLLAVTAGLVWLLAVAVAQVRTVDAAREVARALARGDDAGEAVALGEQVAPDGVRLSVSRSGDRVVVRARGRISGPGGLFGAIPGARVHAEAVAITEGGQEGGGP, encoded by the coding sequence ATGTCCTCAACCTGCTCGGGCTCGGCTGACCGCCGCACCCGGGCGGGCGAGCGGGGTGTGGTGACCGCCGAGCTCGCCCTCGCCCTGCCGGTCCTGCTCGCCGTGACCGCGGGCCTGGTGTGGCTGCTCGCGGTTGCCGTCGCCCAGGTCCGCACGGTCGACGCCGCCCGGGAGGTGGCCCGCGCCCTGGCCCGCGGCGACGACGCCGGCGAGGCCGTGGCACTGGGCGAGCAGGTGGCACCCGACGGGGTCCGGCTGTCGGTCTCCCGGTCCGGCGACCGGGTCGTGGTCCGGGCCCGGGGCCGGATCTCGGGTCCGGGCGGGCTGTTCGGCGCGATCCCGGGCGCGAGGGTCCACGCGGAGGCGGTCGCGATCACCGAGGGCGGCCAGGAAGGAGGAGGTCCGTGA
- a CDS encoding Rv3654c family TadE-like protein produces the protein MSHRGAATVLAAAMAGVLLLVGAATGVVGAIVVAHRRAQAAADLAALAGATALGHSGRDPCSAAAEVAEANGALMETCQVDGADVLVEVRVDGPRWLGQDRDLRAVARAGPDGEEPPPG, from the coding sequence GTGAGCCACCGCGGTGCCGCGACGGTCCTGGCCGCGGCGATGGCGGGCGTGCTCCTGCTCGTCGGGGCGGCGACGGGCGTCGTCGGCGCGATCGTGGTCGCCCACCGGCGGGCACAGGCCGCGGCCGACCTGGCCGCCCTCGCCGGCGCCACCGCGCTGGGGCACTCGGGACGCGATCCGTGCTCGGCCGCGGCGGAGGTCGCCGAGGCCAACGGCGCCCTGATGGAGACGTGCCAGGTCGACGGCGCCGACGTCCTCGTCGAGGTGCGGGTCGATGGTCCCCGATGGCTCGGCCAGGACCGTGACCTGCGCGCGGTCGCGCGGGCCGGGCCCGACGGAGAGGAGCCGCCGCCGGGGTGA
- a CDS encoding M4 family metallopeptidase: MNRHVIGGLAAAVLATSGLAAAISDASAATAHTTAASPSAATPSATPSAAAGNRDRDLKQARKQAGAVRSAIGLGGQQKLIVKDVVRDPSGAKHVRYERTFRGLPVLGGDLVVHFNASGKQVGVTWNAKKVTVPSITTGIARKKATTKANKAFAAQNATKDDQSSDVVVYAVRGERTLAYDVLTEGVRGDGVPSRLHTIVDGDSGKVLTSYDEIQTGEGHGIYVGTVDIGTQAHTGGGYEIRDEHGNYATDVHNQGDPNTGQGPAGDVFVDADDIWGNGSSSDRASAAVDAQYGAEMTFDYYNDVQGRAGIWGDGRGARSRVHFANAMQNAFWDGEQMSYGDGAGNAAPLVELDVAGHEMSHGVTENTAGLVYSGDAGGLNEATSDIFGTAVEWHTNNSNDVADYLIGEELDLRGNGTPLRYMDKPSKDGQSRDCWSSTLGNLDPHYSSGPLNHWFYLASEGSGAKTINGVSYNSPTCNNSTVTGVGRDAAEKIWYRTLSVYLTSNSRYADARNGAIKSAKDLYPNDPSICEGIANAFSAIAVAAGTEACSATPPAGSPTVSSPGNQTATQGTAITQLTLRATGGTAPYTWTVTGLPAGLSATSAGVISGTPTTAGSSSVTAKVTDAAGKTGTASFTWTVNPSGGGGSTCTGALAYSGTLSAGQSKNLASFTDSDAGQLKACLDGPTGTDFDLYLQRSYSGYWITVASSTGSGPDESLSYDNSAGTYRLVVKAYAGSGAFTAGVSE, encoded by the coding sequence ATGAATCGACACGTCATCGGCGGTCTCGCCGCCGCGGTGCTGGCCACGTCAGGACTCGCCGCGGCGATCTCCGACGCATCGGCCGCCACTGCCCACACCACGGCAGCCTCGCCGTCGGCGGCCACACCGTCGGCCACACCGTCGGCGGCCGCAGGCAACCGCGACCGCGACCTGAAGCAGGCGCGCAAGCAGGCCGGTGCGGTCCGGTCGGCCATCGGCCTGGGCGGTCAGCAGAAGCTGATCGTCAAGGACGTCGTCCGCGATCCCTCCGGCGCGAAGCACGTCAGGTACGAGCGCACCTTCCGCGGACTGCCGGTCCTCGGCGGCGACCTCGTGGTCCACTTCAACGCTTCCGGCAAGCAGGTCGGGGTGACCTGGAACGCCAAGAAGGTCACCGTCCCCTCGATCACAACGGGCATCGCGCGCAAGAAGGCCACCACCAAGGCCAACAAGGCCTTCGCGGCGCAGAACGCGACCAAGGACGACCAGAGCAGCGATGTCGTGGTCTACGCCGTGCGCGGCGAGCGGACGCTGGCCTACGACGTGCTGACCGAGGGCGTGCGCGGCGACGGCGTGCCCTCTCGCCTGCACACGATCGTCGACGGCGACTCGGGCAAGGTGCTGACGTCATACGACGAGATCCAGACCGGGGAGGGCCACGGCATCTACGTCGGGACGGTCGACATCGGCACGCAGGCCCACACCGGCGGCGGCTACGAGATCCGCGACGAGCACGGCAACTACGCCACCGACGTACACAACCAGGGCGACCCCAACACCGGGCAGGGACCAGCCGGCGACGTGTTCGTCGACGCGGACGACATCTGGGGTAACGGCAGCTCCAGCGACCGGGCCTCGGCGGCGGTCGACGCGCAGTACGGCGCCGAGATGACCTTCGACTACTACAACGACGTGCAGGGCCGGGCGGGCATCTGGGGCGACGGCCGCGGCGCCCGCTCGCGGGTGCACTTCGCGAACGCGATGCAGAACGCCTTCTGGGACGGCGAGCAGATGTCGTACGGCGACGGTGCCGGCAACGCGGCGCCGCTGGTCGAGCTCGACGTCGCCGGCCACGAGATGTCCCACGGCGTCACCGAGAACACCGCCGGACTGGTCTACTCCGGCGACGCCGGTGGCCTGAACGAGGCCACCTCCGACATCTTCGGAACCGCCGTCGAGTGGCACACCAACAACAGCAACGACGTCGCCGACTACCTGATCGGCGAGGAGCTCGACCTGCGCGGCAACGGCACCCCGCTGCGGTACATGGACAAGCCGTCCAAGGACGGCCAGTCGCGCGACTGCTGGTCCTCCACCCTGGGCAACCTCGACCCGCACTACTCCTCGGGTCCGCTCAACCACTGGTTCTACCTGGCCTCGGAGGGATCGGGAGCCAAGACCATCAACGGGGTGTCCTACAACAGCCCGACCTGCAACAACTCGACCGTCACCGGCGTGGGCCGGGACGCGGCCGAGAAGATCTGGTACCGCACGCTGAGCGTCTACCTGACCTCCAACAGCAGGTACGCCGACGCCCGCAACGGCGCCATCAAGTCGGCCAAGGACCTCTACCCGAACGACCCGTCGATCTGCGAGGGCATCGCGAACGCGTTCTCGGCGATCGCGGTGGCGGCCGGCACGGAGGCCTGTTCGGCGACGCCGCCCGCGGGCAGCCCCACCGTCAGCAGCCCGGGCAACCAGACCGCCACGCAGGGCACCGCGATCACCCAGCTCACCCTGCGCGCCACGGGTGGCACGGCGCCGTACACCTGGACCGTGACCGGTCTCCCTGCAGGGCTCAGCGCGACCTCGGCCGGCGTCATCAGCGGCACCCCGACCACGGCGGGCTCGTCCTCGGTGACCGCGAAGGTGACCGACGCCGCCGGCAAGACCGGCACGGCCTCCTTCACCTGGACGGTCAACCCCAGCGGGGGCGGGGGCAGCACCTGCACCGGAGCACTGGCCTACTCCGGCACCCTCAGCGCCGGTCAGTCGAAGAACCTCGCCTCGTTCACCGACTCCGACGCCGGCCAGCTGAAGGCCTGCCTCGACGGCCCGACCGGAACGGACTTCGACCTCTACCTCCAGCGGTCCTACTCCGGGTACTGGATCACCGTGGCCTCCTCGACCGGCTCCGGCCCCGACGAGTCCCTGAGCTACGACAACAGCGCCGGCACCTACCGGCTCGTCGTCAAGGCGTACGCCGGGTCCGGCGCCTTCACCGCCGGCGTGAGCGAGTGA
- a CDS encoding LuxR C-terminal-related transcriptional regulator, whose protein sequence is MTTADLPRPAPAARRMSMQAEDLYRNLVAGGPTTVETLSARVGLPAFEVEVTLDELELIGLAERDRDHAVARPPYPVLDLLATERAAEAARAHQMAQTLSELWRQHHDDASYLQVLQSDAACDAAQDALIAGATREVRALSIGPVGDERVRPEPTAMAGFYESIARGVSYKIVYGAAIVQHPVAISVVRSCIDAGEEARLFPEVPVNLTIADDHLGLVTLPRLGDRRRDMLVVHPSSLLEVLSSIFWSYWRQSSPLTVHPHGLDTEEPVEAYRSLLTLLAAGLTDDAIARELGVSDRTVRRRLAHLQEVLGAASRFQLGVQAARNGWL, encoded by the coding sequence GTGACGACCGCTGACCTGCCCAGGCCCGCGCCTGCCGCTCGCCGCATGTCGATGCAGGCAGAAGACCTCTACCGCAACCTGGTCGCCGGGGGGCCGACCACCGTCGAGACGCTCAGCGCCCGCGTCGGACTCCCGGCCTTCGAGGTCGAGGTCACCCTGGACGAGCTCGAGCTGATCGGCCTCGCCGAGCGGGACCGGGACCACGCGGTGGCACGCCCGCCGTACCCCGTGCTCGACCTGCTGGCGACCGAGCGCGCCGCCGAGGCGGCCCGCGCCCACCAGATGGCGCAGACGCTGTCCGAGCTGTGGCGGCAACACCACGACGACGCCAGCTATCTCCAGGTCCTCCAGTCGGACGCGGCCTGCGACGCCGCCCAGGACGCGTTGATCGCCGGCGCCACCCGGGAGGTTCGTGCCCTCTCGATCGGGCCGGTGGGCGACGAGCGCGTGCGGCCGGAGCCGACCGCCATGGCCGGGTTCTACGAGTCGATCGCGCGCGGCGTCAGCTACAAGATCGTCTACGGGGCGGCGATCGTGCAGCACCCGGTCGCGATCAGCGTGGTCCGCTCGTGCATCGATGCCGGTGAGGAGGCGCGGCTGTTCCCGGAGGTCCCGGTCAACCTGACGATCGCCGACGACCACCTGGGGCTGGTCACCCTGCCACGGCTGGGCGACCGGCGGCGCGACATGCTCGTCGTCCACCCGTCCAGCCTGCTGGAGGTGCTGTCGTCGATCTTCTGGTCCTACTGGCGCCAGTCGTCGCCGCTGACCGTCCACCCCCACGGCCTCGACACCGAGGAACCGGTCGAGGCCTACCGCTCCCTGCTGACCCTGCTGGCCGCGGGCCTGACCGACGATGCGATCGCTCGTGAGCTCGGCGTCAGCGACCGCACCGTACGCCGGCGCCTGGCCCACCTGCAGGAGGTGCTCGGCGCGGCCAGCCGGTTCCAGCTCGGGGTGCAGGCCGCACGCAACGGCTGGCTCTGA
- a CDS encoding DEAD/DEAH box helicase, translated as MSAQPDLDVAPARRRDPEALLDRLVALPSRADRLTHRQRVAARPAALTDWPAWADPAVVTAYAARGVGRPWQHQVAAAEAAHRGEHVVLATGTASGKSLAYLLPALSDIRAARGPRGQRGASVLYLAPTKALAHDQWTAIRDLGLDVRVATHDGDSTAEEREWTRDHAEYVLSNPDMLHRSLLPGHERWTSFFRSLRYVVIDECHHYRGVFGAHVAQVVRRLRRICELHGASPVFVLASATVADPDVTARRMTGLDVTAVTEDGSPRGALALGLWEPPLTSYQGENGAPVRRPATAETADLLADLVVEDVRTLAFVRSRHGVETVARRAAELVEEVDPSLAGRVDSYRGGYLPEERRALEQDLRSGRLLGMAATNALELGIDISGLDAVVVTGYPGTRAAFWQQVGRAGRDGGGALGLFVARDDPLDTYLVHHPEALLGRPVEGTVFDTDNPYILGPHLCAAAQESPVTVADAALFGPRMREVLGSLVERGLLRRRAAGWYWTDRARAADLADIRSTGGAQVQLVEAVTGRVVGTVDGARAHSTAHEGAVYLHRGETWLVESLDLEEHVATLRRADVDHTTTARDVTDIEIVAEREHADWGPCRVSFGTVEVTSRVTSYLRRRTRTGEVIDEKPLDLPARTLSTAAVWWTVPDDVVRDLLTGAGLVPADLPGAAHAAEHCSIGLLPLFATCDRWDIGGVSTARHPDTGVLTVFVHDGHPGGAGFAERGYRTAAAWLRATRATIAACECATGCPSCIQSPKCGNGNDPLDKAGAVALLDVLLREAPDADTR; from the coding sequence GTGAGTGCCCAGCCCGATCTCGACGTCGCCCCGGCCCGGCGACGCGACCCCGAGGCCCTGCTCGACCGGCTGGTCGCGCTGCCCTCGCGGGCGGACCGGCTGACCCACCGCCAACGAGTTGCGGCGCGGCCCGCGGCCCTCACGGACTGGCCGGCGTGGGCCGATCCTGCGGTGGTCACGGCGTACGCCGCTCGCGGGGTCGGGCGTCCCTGGCAGCACCAGGTGGCGGCGGCCGAGGCGGCCCACCGGGGCGAGCACGTCGTCCTGGCGACCGGTACGGCGTCCGGGAAGTCGCTGGCGTACCTCCTGCCCGCGCTCTCCGACATCCGCGCCGCCCGCGGCCCCCGCGGGCAGCGCGGCGCGTCGGTGCTCTACCTCGCCCCCACCAAGGCGCTGGCCCACGACCAGTGGACGGCGATCCGCGACCTCGGGCTCGACGTGAGGGTGGCGACCCACGACGGCGACAGCACCGCCGAGGAGCGGGAGTGGACCCGCGACCACGCGGAGTACGTCCTCTCGAACCCCGACATGCTGCACCGCTCCCTGCTACCCGGCCATGAGCGGTGGACCTCGTTCTTCCGGTCGTTGCGCTACGTCGTGATCGACGAGTGCCACCACTACCGCGGCGTGTTCGGCGCCCACGTCGCCCAGGTCGTGCGCCGGCTCCGGCGGATCTGCGAGCTCCACGGCGCGTCGCCGGTGTTCGTGCTGGCGTCCGCCACGGTCGCCGACCCCGACGTGACGGCGCGCCGGATGACCGGGCTCGACGTGACCGCGGTGACCGAGGACGGCTCGCCCCGCGGTGCCCTGGCCCTCGGGCTGTGGGAGCCGCCGTTGACGTCGTACCAGGGCGAGAACGGCGCGCCCGTACGCCGACCGGCCACCGCCGAGACCGCCGACCTGCTCGCCGACCTCGTGGTCGAGGACGTCCGCACCCTGGCGTTCGTGCGCTCCCGGCACGGCGTCGAGACCGTGGCCCGCCGGGCGGCCGAGCTGGTCGAGGAGGTGGATCCGTCCCTGGCCGGGCGTGTCGACTCCTACCGCGGCGGCTACCTGCCCGAGGAGCGCCGCGCCCTCGAGCAGGACCTGCGCAGCGGGCGGCTGCTCGGCATGGCTGCCACCAACGCGCTCGAGCTCGGCATCGACATCAGCGGCCTCGACGCGGTCGTGGTGACCGGGTACCCCGGCACCCGGGCCGCGTTCTGGCAACAGGTCGGCCGCGCGGGACGAGACGGCGGCGGGGCGCTCGGGCTGTTCGTGGCGCGCGACGACCCGCTCGACACCTACCTCGTCCACCATCCCGAGGCGCTGCTCGGCCGGCCGGTCGAGGGCACCGTCTTCGACACCGACAACCCCTACATCCTGGGGCCGCACCTGTGCGCCGCCGCCCAGGAGAGCCCGGTCACCGTCGCGGACGCGGCGCTGTTCGGGCCCCGGATGCGGGAGGTGCTCGGCTCGCTCGTCGAGCGCGGGCTGCTGCGCCGCCGGGCGGCCGGCTGGTACTGGACCGACCGCGCCCGCGCCGCCGACCTCGCCGACATCCGATCCACCGGCGGCGCCCAGGTGCAGCTCGTCGAGGCGGTGACCGGCCGCGTGGTCGGCACCGTCGACGGCGCCCGCGCCCACAGCACCGCCCACGAGGGCGCGGTCTACCTGCACCGCGGCGAGACCTGGCTCGTCGAGTCGCTCGACCTCGAGGAGCACGTCGCCACCCTGCGCCGTGCCGACGTCGACCACACCACGACCGCCCGCGACGTCACCGACATCGAGATCGTCGCGGAGCGCGAGCACGCCGACTGGGGACCGTGCCGGGTCTCGTTCGGGACGGTCGAGGTGACCAGCCGGGTCACGTCGTACCTCCGTCGGCGCACCCGCACCGGAGAGGTGATCGACGAGAAGCCGCTCGACCTGCCGGCGCGGACCCTGTCGACCGCAGCGGTCTGGTGGACGGTGCCGGACGACGTCGTCCGCGACCTCCTGACCGGCGCCGGGCTGGTGCCCGCGGACCTGCCCGGCGCGGCCCACGCCGCCGAGCACTGCTCGATCGGCCTGCTTCCCCTGTTCGCGACCTGCGACCGCTGGGACATCGGCGGCGTGTCCACCGCCCGGCACCCTGACACCGGCGTGCTCACCGTGTTCGTCCACGACGGCCACCCGGGTGGGGCGGGCTTCGCCGAGCGCGGGTACCGCACCGCCGCGGCCTGGCTGCGGGCCACCCGGGCGACGATCGCGGCCTGCGAGTGCGCCACCGGCTGCCCGTCGTGCATCCAGTCGCCGAAGTGCGGCAACGGCAACGACCCGCTCGACAAGGCCGGCGCCGTCGCCCTGCTCGACGTGCTGCTCCGCGAGGCACCTGACGCCGACACCCGGTGA
- a CDS encoding STAS domain-containing protein has product MNLTLSTREVGGRTVVAVGGEIDVYTAPKLRDTITELVAGGTYDIVVDMQAVEFLDSTGLGVLVGGLKKVRAHDGSLELVCNADRLLKIFKITGLAKVFVIHDSADAALA; this is encoded by the coding sequence GTGAATCTGACACTGTCGACGCGCGAGGTCGGTGGGCGCACCGTCGTTGCCGTGGGTGGCGAGATCGACGTCTACACCGCCCCCAAGCTCCGCGACACCATCACCGAGCTCGTCGCCGGCGGCACGTACGACATCGTCGTCGACATGCAGGCGGTCGAGTTCCTCGACTCCACGGGCCTCGGCGTCCTGGTCGGCGGCCTGAAGAAGGTCCGCGCCCACGACGGCTCCCTCGAGCTGGTCTGCAACGCCGACCGGCTGCTCAAGATCTTCAAGATCACCGGCCTGGCCAAGGTCTTCGTCATCCACGACTCGGCAGACGCCGCCCTCGCCTGA
- a CDS encoding sodium-translocating pyrophosphatase, which yields MPHPFVVPQVADVDVTGGDLALVAIVAAIALGSLGMAVLFRSEVLRAGEGTPNMQRIAQAVQEGANAYLTRQFRTLTIFAAIAFVVLLALPAHTADGATGLQSEWAVRISRSIFFLVGAGFSGAVGYLGMSLAVRANLRVAAAANEQGRDPAMNIGFRTGAFVGMFTVGLGLLGASVVVIVFQETAPNVLEGFGFGAALLAMFMRVGGGIFTKAADVGADLVGKVEQNIPEDDPRNAATIADNVGDNVGDCAGMAADLFESYAVTLVAALILGSQAFGDKGLVFPLIVPAIGALSAIAGVYLTKPRAGESGLKTINRAFYMSAAFGAVASAIAAFVYLPGEWSELGSGASADLSPPVFAAGAVAIGIVLAAAILALTGYFTGTEHRPVKDVARTSLTGHATVILSGLSVGFESAVYTAMVIGAAVFGAALLAGGSTGLALFAVALAGCGLLTTVGVIVAMDTFGPVSDNAQGIAEMSGDVSENGAQILTELDAVGNTTKAITKGIAIATAVLAASALFASYTQSAYDEVGPALDKEFLVYDAKLIVGALLGACAVFLFSGLAINAVGRAAGAVVMEVRRQFRDIAGIMEGTARPEYGRVVDIVTRDSLRELATPGILAILAPVAVGFGLGVGPLAGFLVGAIATGTLMAVFLANAGGAWDNAKKLVEDGHHGGKGSEAHAATVTGDTVGDPFKDTAGPSINPLLKVMNLVSLLIVGAVVSLSYGENENDVVRILIAVAAAAGIFAAVFVSKQRVSTIGDDAPEPANAESA from the coding sequence ATGCCCCATCCGTTCGTCGTCCCGCAGGTAGCAGATGTCGACGTCACCGGGGGCGATCTCGCCCTCGTGGCGATCGTCGCCGCGATCGCTCTCGGCTCGCTGGGCATGGCCGTGCTGTTCAGATCGGAGGTCCTCCGCGCCGGCGAGGGCACCCCGAACATGCAGCGGATCGCCCAGGCCGTCCAGGAGGGGGCGAACGCCTACCTCACCCGCCAGTTCCGGACCCTGACGATCTTCGCGGCCATCGCGTTCGTCGTCCTGCTCGCGCTCCCGGCCCATACGGCCGACGGCGCGACCGGGCTCCAGTCGGAGTGGGCGGTCCGGATCTCCCGGTCGATCTTCTTCCTGGTCGGAGCCGGGTTCTCGGGGGCGGTGGGCTACCTCGGCATGTCGCTGGCGGTGCGCGCCAACCTCCGGGTCGCGGCGGCGGCCAACGAGCAGGGACGCGACCCGGCGATGAACATCGGGTTCCGCACGGGTGCCTTCGTCGGCATGTTCACGGTGGGCCTGGGCCTGCTCGGCGCGAGCGTCGTGGTGATTGTCTTCCAGGAGACGGCGCCCAACGTGCTCGAGGGCTTCGGGTTCGGCGCCGCGCTGCTCGCGATGTTCATGCGCGTCGGCGGCGGCATCTTCACGAAGGCGGCCGACGTCGGCGCCGACCTGGTCGGCAAGGTCGAGCAGAACATCCCCGAGGACGACCCGCGCAACGCGGCGACGATCGCCGACAACGTGGGCGACAACGTCGGTGACTGCGCCGGCATGGCGGCCGACCTGTTCGAGTCGTACGCCGTCACCCTGGTCGCGGCACTCATCCTCGGTTCGCAGGCGTTCGGCGACAAGGGCCTGGTGTTCCCGCTGATCGTCCCGGCGATCGGCGCCCTGTCCGCGATCGCGGGCGTCTACCTCACCAAGCCGCGCGCCGGCGAGAGCGGGCTGAAGACCATCAACCGGGCCTTCTACATGTCGGCCGCGTTCGGGGCGGTCGCGAGCGCGATCGCTGCGTTCGTCTACCTGCCGGGTGAGTGGAGCGAGCTGGGGTCCGGAGCCTCGGCCGACCTGTCGCCTCCGGTGTTCGCGGCCGGCGCTGTCGCGATCGGCATCGTGCTGGCGGCCGCGATCCTCGCGCTCACGGGCTACTTCACCGGAACGGAGCACCGGCCGGTCAAGGACGTCGCCCGGACCTCGCTGACCGGCCATGCCACGGTCATCCTGTCCGGCCTCTCGGTCGGCTTCGAGTCCGCGGTCTACACGGCGATGGTCATCGGCGCCGCGGTCTTCGGGGCCGCGCTGCTGGCGGGCGGCTCGACGGGTCTCGCCCTGTTCGCGGTCGCCCTGGCCGGCTGCGGCCTGCTGACGACGGTCGGCGTCATCGTCGCGATGGACACCTTCGGGCCGGTCTCCGACAACGCGCAGGGCATCGCGGAGATGTCGGGGGACGTCAGCGAGAACGGCGCGCAGATCCTCACCGAGCTGGACGCGGTCGGCAACACCACCAAGGCGATCACCAAGGGCATCGCGATCGCCACCGCCGTGCTCGCCGCGAGCGCACTGTTCGCGTCGTACACGCAGAGCGCCTACGACGAGGTGGGCCCAGCGCTCGACAAGGAGTTCCTCGTCTACGACGCGAAGCTGATCGTCGGCGCGCTCCTCGGCGCCTGTGCCGTGTTCCTCTTCTCCGGCCTGGCGATCAACGCCGTCGGCCGGGCGGCGGGCGCCGTGGTGATGGAGGTGCGACGCCAGTTCCGCGACATCGCCGGGATCATGGAGGGCACCGCCCGCCCGGAGTACGGCCGGGTCGTCGACATCGTCACCCGAGACTCGCTGCGCGAGCTGGCCACGCCGGGGATCCTGGCGATCCTCGCCCCGGTGGCGGTGGGCTTCGGTCTGGGGGTCGGTCCGCTGGCCGGCTTCCTGGTCGGTGCGATCGCGACCGGCACCCTGATGGCGGTGTTCCTCGCCAACGCAGGTGGCGCCTGGGACAACGCGAAGAAGCTGGTCGAGGACGGGCACCACGGCGGCAAGGGGTCCGAGGCACACGCCGCGACCGTCACCGGCGACACCGTGGGCGACCCGTTCAAGGACACCGCGGGCCCGTCGATCAACCCGCTGCTCAAGGTGATGAACCTGGTGTCGCTGCTGATCGTCGGCGCGGTCGTCAGCCTGTCCTACGGCGAGAACGAGAACGACGTCGTGCGGATCCTCATCGCGGTGGCTGCCGCTGCCGGGATCTTCGCCGCGGTGTTCGTGTCCAAGCAGCGGGTCTCGACGATCGGGGACGACGCACCGGAGCCGGCGAACGCCGAGTCCGCCTGA
- a CDS encoding M14 family zinc carboxypeptidase yields MGRLLAALAATLVVVAGAAVVVPAHAATTRVTASAYVETSVVIGTSARGRPIRAYYRGEEGAPYVLLVLGQMHGDEKDGIATARWIRDHAHPRPGTGVWVVPTLNPDGNARGTRTNGRGVDLNRNWPTSGWSGAGRGSRYWGGPRPGSEPETKAMIAFLTQVRPDRIASIHQPLRAIGRGGHGKWEKRLARFLHLPRRHLGVGNPSGTDSPTLTAWYDTALGEHGAATTIEYGARTSHRYRTKVAGRGILRAARIH; encoded by the coding sequence GTGGGCCGTCTGCTGGCCGCGCTGGCGGCGACCCTCGTGGTCGTCGCCGGCGCGGCCGTCGTCGTCCCGGCCCACGCGGCGACCACCCGAGTGACCGCATCGGCGTACGTCGAGACCTCCGTCGTCATCGGTACGTCGGCCCGCGGCCGCCCGATCCGCGCGTACTACCGCGGCGAGGAGGGCGCGCCGTACGTCCTGCTCGTGCTCGGCCAGATGCACGGTGACGAGAAGGACGGCATCGCCACCGCCCGCTGGATCCGCGACCACGCCCACCCGCGCCCCGGCACCGGCGTCTGGGTGGTGCCGACGCTGAACCCGGACGGCAACGCCCGCGGCACCCGCACCAACGGCCGCGGCGTCGACCTCAACCGCAACTGGCCCACCAGCGGCTGGTCGGGTGCGGGGCGCGGATCCCGCTACTGGGGCGGTCCGCGGCCCGGAAGCGAGCCCGAGACCAAGGCGATGATCGCCTTCCTGACCCAGGTCCGGCCCGACCGGATCGCCTCGATCCACCAGCCCCTGCGGGCGATCGGCCGCGGCGGGCACGGGAAGTGGGAGAAGCGGCTGGCCCGGTTCCTCCACCTGCCGCGCCGCCACCTCGGCGTCGGCAACCCGTCCGGGACCGACTCCCCGACGCTCACCGCCTGGTACGACACCGCCCTCGGCGAGCACGGCGCCGCCACCACGATCGAGTACGGCGCCCGCACCAGCCACCGCTACCGCACCAAGGTCGCCGGCCGCGGCATCCTGCGCGCCGCCCGCATCCACTGA
- a CDS encoding YciI family protein: protein MTTYLMSVHGPTEMTDEFYGYGSKEEMEQSFAETGAFNEQLKADGYWVFAGGLAPATTATVVDGQGETPVMTDGPYLETKEAIAGFWVIEVPDLDVALRLAAEASRVCRGTVEVRPFDGLA from the coding sequence ATGACGACGTACCTGATGTCCGTGCACGGACCCACCGAGATGACCGACGAGTTCTACGGCTACGGGTCGAAGGAGGAGATGGAGCAGTCCTTCGCCGAGACGGGCGCGTTCAACGAGCAGCTGAAGGCCGACGGCTACTGGGTCTTCGCCGGCGGCCTGGCCCCCGCGACGACCGCCACCGTGGTCGACGGGCAGGGCGAGACGCCGGTGATGACCGACGGGCCGTACCTGGAGACCAAGGAGGCGATCGCCGGGTTCTGGGTGATCGAGGTGCCCGACCTCGACGTGGCGCTCAGGTTGGCCGCTGAGGCGTCGCGGGTGTGCCGGGGCACGGTCGAGGTCCGGCCGTTCGACGGACTCGCCTGA
- a CDS encoding DUF6069 family protein has translation MSTTAAQVTATPVTATPVRRTVWKHGVAAAAAASVVTTALAAIASAAGVSFADESGASIPILGFTQLTFVFSLIGVGLAAVLARKARRPRSTFVRTTLALTALSVVPDATFGFDVASALTLMTLHVVAAAVVIPILAGRLARG, from the coding sequence ATGTCCACCACCGCCGCCCAGGTCACCGCCACCCCCGTCACCGCCACCCCGGTCCGCCGTACCGTCTGGAAGCACGGCGTCGCCGCCGCGGCCGCCGCCTCGGTCGTCACCACCGCCCTCGCCGCGATCGCCTCCGCGGCGGGCGTCTCCTTCGCCGACGAGTCCGGTGCCTCGATCCCGATCCTCGGGTTCACCCAGCTGACCTTCGTCTTCTCGCTGATCGGCGTCGGCCTCGCCGCCGTCCTCGCCCGCAAGGCCCGGCGTCCGCGTTCGACCTTCGTGCGCACGACCCTCGCCCTCACCGCGCTCTCCGTCGTGCCGGACGCGACCTTCGGCTTCGACGTCGCCTCGGCGCTCACCCTGATGACGCTGCACGTCGTCGCCGCCGCGGTCGTGATCCCGATCCTCGCCGGGCGCCTCGCCCGCGGGTGA